In Apium graveolens cultivar Ventura chromosome 10, ASM990537v1, whole genome shotgun sequence, the following are encoded in one genomic region:
- the LOC141691078 gene encoding uncharacterized protein LOC141691078 has product MTCNSKWPEIQEMLKLLPNVDPVDVPDIVSRVFKLKLDQLLDLIKKKNYFGKFIHVIEFQKCGLPHVHMLIWLSPESRPNYIEKVDQLVSAEIPDKNSDPIAYKAVKNYMMHEPCDKDLYTSPCMVKGKCMRHFPKRFNGDTYFDDCGFPVYRRRNTGRVINKKGINLDNQFGHDTATMLLKKKSNKSGNEQTARSVKNLDEKTAKWKLRQRGDVVGRLAEVHATTGESLYLRILLLRCKSALSFTQLRTIDGTTYDTFKKACGALGMLNNYNQWHDALEENVFSTMPIQIRAIFVNILVNCSVSDPLALWEKFWPTLSDDVLYMRRKISDNIHLTLSEYEIQNYTLAEGKIVLPVAGSRIAATLLPGGRTTHSRFKIPLKLDQGSIAGIKHGTNIAELMHHTSLIIWDEALMQHRYAFEAVDRSLRDIMAAVDVE; this is encoded by the exons ATGACTTGCAACTCAAAGTGGCCAGAGATACAAGAAATGCTTAAATTGTTGCCCAATGTTGATCCTGTTGATGTACCGGATATTGTTTCTCGCGTGTTTAAACTGAAGCTTGATCAGCTATTAGATTTGATTAAAAAGAAGAACTACTTTGGAAAGT TTATACATGTAATTGAATTCCAGAAGTGTGGTTTGCCACACGTGCATATGCTAATTTGGCTGAGCCCTGAAAGCAGACCTAATTATATTGAAAAGGTTGACCAGTTGGTTTCTGCTGAAATACCAGATAAGAATTCTGATCCAATAGCATATAAAGCTGTTAAAAACTATATGATGCATGAACCATGTGATAAAGACTTATACACATCTCCATGTATGGTGAAAGGAAAATGCATGCGTCATTTCCCAAAGAG ATTTAATGGTGATACCTATTTTGACGATTGTGGTTTTCCTGTTTATCGGAGGCGTAACACTGGTAGAGTTATCAACAAAAAAGGGATCAACCTTGACAATCAATTT GGTCATGACACTGCTACAATGTTGTTGAAGAAGAAAAGTAACAAATCAGGGAATGAACAAACTGCAAGATCCGTGAAGAATTTGGATGAG AAAACTGCTAAATGGAAGCTTAGACAAAGAGGTGATGTGGTTGGGAGGTTAGCAGAGGTTCATGCAACAACTGGTGAATCATTGTATCTTCGAATTTTGTTACTTAGATGTAAAAGTGCTTTATCTTTCACTCAGCTGCGAACTATTGATGGAACTACATATGATACATTTAAGAAAGCATGTGGTGCTCTTGGTATGTTAAATAATTATAATCAGTGGCATGATGCTTTGGAAGAAAATGTATTCTCAACTATGCCAATCCAAATTCGTGCTATATTTGTTAACATCCTGGTAAATTGTTCTGTGTCTGATCCTCTTGCGCTATGGGAAAAATTCTGGCCAACATTGTCAGACGATGTTCTTTATATGAGGCGCAAGATTTCAGATAACATTCATTTAACATTGTCTGAGTATGAAATCCAGAACTATACTTTAGCAG AAGGAAAGATTGTTCTTCCTGTTGCAGGCTCCAGAATTGCTGCTACACTTCTTCCTGGTGGCCGAACAActcattctaggtttaaaatacCGCTTAAATTAGATCAAGGTTCTATTGCTGGAATAAAACATGGTACAAACATTGCAGAGTTGATGCATCACACAAGTCTTATAATATGGGATGAAGCTCTAATGCAGCATCGCTATGCATTTGAAGCCGTGGACAGAAGCCTGCGAGACATAATGGCTGCCGTTGATGTAGAATGA